One stretch of Lucilia cuprina isolate Lc7/37 chromosome 6, ASM2204524v1, whole genome shotgun sequence DNA includes these proteins:
- the LOC111680934 gene encoding probable inactive peptidyl-prolyl cis-trans isomerase-like 6 has product MNEEERQQNYRQHRLRVKQATSQVNSQAPRPKPTDAKSRNNNFIELMRYLTEPNKGSMNNKTFTKALTYYDNQIGDNNKYPLQETKTKNYSIPFHVWQRYDHLNITKNSKLLEKLLRPNIFLDLQTSKEKPLGRLVIQLFTEACPEVVLQFVRTCLSKQHNRFIITRLLFPLWLEAELLLFDDKNALTSNNIEHDPMVINHGTSSGILSFPSRYLHGSKLRFITFTVSFTPIDVLNGKRIAFGIIRCGQNVLESLQSFEVTRSGKPCRNIAVSACGVV; this is encoded by the coding sequence ATGAATGAAGAAGAAAGGCAACAAAATTATAGACAACATCGATTACGTGTGAAACAGGCTACCAGTCAAGTGAATAGTCAAGCTCCACGACCAAAACCGACAGATGCCAAAAGTcgcaacaataattttatagaactAATGCGATACCTCACCGAGCCAAACAAAGGCTCAATGaataacaaaacttttacaaaagctTTAACTTACTACGATAACCAAATTGGCGATAACAACAAATATCCTTTGCaagaaacaaaaaccaaaaattattcCATACCCTTTCACGTTTGGCAACGTTATGATCATTTAAATATTACCAAAAACTCGAAATTActagaaaaacttttaaggccaaatatatttttagatttgcAAACTAGTAAAGAGAAACCTCTAGGCCGTCTAGTGATACAACTATTTACCGAAGCTTGTCCTGAAGTTGTGCTACAATTTGTACGCACCTGTCTCTCCAAACAGCATAATCGTTTTATTATTACGCGCCTACTCTTTCCACTTTGGCTAGAGGCCGAACTGTTGTTGTTTGATGACAAAAATGCCCTGACCTCCAACAATATTGAACATGATCCGATGGTTATTAATCATGGCACCTCCTCGGGTATTCTTTCATTTCCCAGCCGTTACTTACATGGCAGTAAATTACGTTTCATCACGTTTACGGTGAGCTTTACACCCATCGATGTTTTGAATGGCAAACGTATTGCTTTCGGCATAATCAGATGTGGCCAAAATGTATTGGAAAGTTTGCAAAGTTTTGAGGTTACACGCAGTGGAAAACCATGCAGGAACATTGCTGTATCAGCATGTGGTGTAGTGTGA
- the LOC111689660 gene encoding LOW QUALITY PROTEIN: la-related protein Larp4B (The sequence of the model RefSeq protein was modified relative to this genomic sequence to represent the inferred CDS: substituted 1 base at 1 genomic stop codon) → CVHALTCLHINYAILKPRYLLTSLALNDLTIGLLITPFGLLPALFHCWPYGEIFCQIQALLRGALSQQSAVILVCMAIDRYMCALHPRRYYQHSSKKACLLSLTNTLFIPVSXTKLCFFPIFHFILFFSPHIAGYYFNNTGLMACEPFYSKPSYRILATCAFYFPTTMVLMYCYGSSFHMSRFRLNDPTMPLTAAAHHPAYQHHPLHHYHHHQQHTYPHLHHYHHRGSVGSSAGGGGGVVTTGGGSGGAIHTSVGGSGTGGGANTPSAMMANTPVMNLSMAMSMGLGLNTPANSITKKMVPIQEKNSSGSTSRSMATISLGFIVMVTPWTIQEIVTACTGSKCNGHEDTPEHKSPCCHINSDFEITTLPMPPEPPTSRPPQNNGSGGGGGGGGGSSNTAAGLVGAGGIGGSVLGICARARSNSLNRSTSFHIRDGGGGGGISSSNGHHTHHQHGYNTSTVRPDIEGLSEKYWGEILERTVSSNSLHAAMQKSFMPTQQHYGQQQPLHHHGHHQQHASGVNNPMMMMTTSFSKQSDLNLHIREHDDNLVDSANTMSTTTTSDLNKFSTSEPKLCEHEYQQQQQHHLQHQHHHDIHCAKTKANTEANKTLGAGGGGGEGAGVSSTLSGCGSVPDI, encoded by the exons TGTGTACATGCATTGACTTGTTTACACATTAATTACGCGATCTTAAAGCCTCGTTATTTACTAACTTCATTGGCCTTAAATGACCTCACCATTGGACTGCTTATCACACCCTTCGGTTTATTGCCTGCATTATTCCATTGTTGGCCATATGGTGAAATATTTTGTCAAATACAG GCCTTACTACGCGGTGCTCTCTCACAACAAAGTGCGGTAATATTAGTGTGTATGGCAATCGATAGGTACATGTGTGCTTTACATCCGCGTAGATATTATCAACATTCTAGTAAAAAGG CATGTTTATTATCACTAACAAACACGTTATTTATTCCAGTATcttaaactaaactatgtttttttcctatattccattttatcctttttttctcTCCTCACATTGCAGGCTACTATTTTAATAATACAGGTCTTATGGCTTGTGAGCCATTTTATAGTAAACCGTCGTATCGTATATTGGCCACATGTGCCTTTTACTTCCCCACCACCATGGTGTTGATGTATTGCTATGGTTCTAGTTTTCATATGAGTCGTTTCAGACTTAATGATCCAACGATGCCTTTAACTGCTGCCGCTCATCATCCTGCTTATCAGCATCATCCTCTACATCATTATCACCATCATCAGCAGCATACGTATCCACATttacatcattatcatcatcgtgGTAGTGTAGGTAGTAGtgctggtggtggtggtggggTTGTTACAACTGGGGGTGGCAGTGGTGGTGCTATACATACTTCAGTAGGAGGTTCGGGTACTGGTGGTGGAGCCAATACACCCTCTGCAATGATGGCAAATACACCGGTAATGAACTTGAGTATGGCCATGAGCATGGGTTTAGGTTTGAATACACCCGCCAATAGCATTACGAAAAAG ATGGTCCCTATACAGGAGAAAAATTCAAGTGGTTCAACGTCACGTTCAATGGCTACAATTTCATTGGGTTTCATTGTTATGGTTACACCCTGGACAATACAAGAAATTGTAACAGCGTGCACGGGATCAAAG TGTAATGGCCATGAAGACACACCCGAACACAAATCACCATGTTGTCACATAAATTCTGATTTTGAAATCACCACACTACCAATGCCACCCGAACCGCCAACATCACGTCCACCGCAAAACAATGGCAGCGGTGGAGGTGGAGGAGGTGGCGGTGGTTCAAGTAACACAGCCGCCGGTTTGGTAGGAGCAGGCGGTATTGGTGGTTCAGTATTGGGCATTTGTGCCAGAGCACGCAGTAATAGTTTAAATCGTTCAACATCATTTCACATACGAGATGGAGGAGGAGGTGGAGGAATTAGTTCTAGCAATGGTCATCATACACATCATCAACATGGTTATAATACATCCACCGTACGTCCCGATATAGAAGGTTTATCGGAAAAATATTGGGGAGAAATATTAGAACGTACTGTCAGCTCAAACAGTTTACATGCTGCCATGCAAAAATCCTTTATGCCAACACAACAACATTATGGACAACAACAACCACTACATCATCATGGTCATCATCAGCAACATGCATCAGGAGTTAATAAtccaatgatgatgatgacaacaTCATTTAGTAAACAAAGTGATCTAAATCTTCATATACGCGAACATGATGACAATTTAGTAGATTCGGCAAATACCATGTCGACGACAACAACAAGTGATCTTAATAAATTCTCCACATCAGAACCAAAATTATGTGAACATGagtatcaacaacaacagcaacatcatctgcagcatcaacatcatcatgacATACATTGTGCCAAAACCAAGGCAAACACAGAGGCCAATAAAACTCTCGGTGCAGGAGGTGGTGGAGGAGAAGGGGCAGGTGTATCCTCTACATTAAGTGGTTGTGGCAGTGTGCCGGATATTTAG